The DNA region CTATGCTAAAAAATGGGACCTTCTTAGTATTCTGAGTAACATCAGCATCTGCTgaattctctctctttgtcatgttttgtgaGGCTTTTTTAACAACTTGTGGACAGCTCCAGGCATTTTAGTTATTGAAAATATTCTCATTTTCATATGAATTTGTGACTCTATCCAATGTGGTTTCGTCTTCATAATGAGACAACAGAAATTTGTTGCAGTTTTgcataaatgaacaaatgtgtcttcatttagtttttgagacaaaaacattttgcagtAACAAAACTCATTGAATCATAgccattttaattttgtatgatttgtttgttttgtttgggtgGTAtttcagttgattttttttattgatttagacTAGAATGCTCCTAATGTTTTCCCACAGTTGCACTCTTAATTTCAAATTTTTCAAATTGCAGTCAGTGTAcaatccaaaaaaacaaaacaatgggCAAACGAGACTGTATTCTACAAGGATATCTTTTGATCACATAATCATGAACATTTGAAAGCATTTTATCTTTTGCTGGCCATTGTCTTACTCATTATGTGGAGACGGTCTGTCATTGCTCTTGATCCTGCTCTTGATTATTCTTTGTTCACAGCAGGAGTTACCATTGGTAATCATGCTACATCATCATCAAATTTTTATGGAAGTGCATGTTTACTACACTGACTATCGAAGCATTACAGCATACTAAAATCTTAAAGCTTTGTTCTGGCTCTCTGCATATGAGTCTCCATGCTATAGTAAATACCCCTTAACCTGCAATTAATGTTTTGACATTGTTTTCATAGATATATTTCTTTTCAGTCACAACAATTTAATTAGACATTTATTCTACTGTGCACTCTTTGGAAAATGGTGCATGTCCTCATtacttttctctccttttctttgcaGGTTTCCCTGATTTTCCAGGGAGTGCTCCCTCTTTTCAGTGATGGAGGTATTGCAGTGTGATGGCTGTGATTTCCGTGCCGAGTCGTATGATGACTTGAAGACCCACATTCAAGAAGTACATACTGTGttcctgcagcctgcagatgCAGATGAGTCTGACTCTCTGAAAGacgaggatgaagatgaggaggaagaggaggaatgtGAGGATAAGGATGACAAGGATTATTCGCCTACTAAAGCTGGAATGAGTATGCCTACCACATTAATTCAGATGTTACAGTTAATTTGTTGAGGATTAGGAAAcacttatttttctgtttcgAAGAACTCTTTATAGTAAGATGATAGTATATTATATTGAGGAGCATAACATTTCTGAGTTGTTGCTGCAGGAACAACAGAAAGTCTAAATAATGGCAGCAAAATGATACTGATTTACTATTTTTCAGCTGACATCTCACatactttttcatcttttttagGCCCCAACTCTGCTGACAATTCCAATGAAacatcacaaaagcagacagCTGAAACTCATCTGCCATTTTACCAGTGCAAGTTCTGTGTCCGTTATTTCAGATCGAAATCATTCTTAAGAAACCACACCAAAAAAGTGCATAACGTTGTAGAGGAAGATTCTGATGCAGGTATCTCCTCGCAGACAGCTAAGCAGCCCAGCTACACTGTTATAATGCACAATGACCATTCAAAAGTGTATTCCTGTCAGTATTGCACATACAAGTCTCCACGCAAGGCAAGGATAATGAAACACCAACTAATGTATCATAGCAAAGTTCCCTCGGAGAGTGCTGGAGATGCCGCAGCAGAGACTGAAGAGGAATCTGACTCAGCCAGTGGACTCATGAAGGGAACATTTGCCTGCGAATGGTGTGACTATCAGACTGACCAGAAGGACAGCTGGACTAATCACGTGGTGAAGGAACACAGTGACAAGGTCAAGATAGTTTCCTGCATTGCGGAGCTGGAAGGAGAGGCAAATGCAAGCTCACCAAAAGCAGATTCTCCCTCTGCTTCCCAAAGTCCGACTAGATCAAAGATGAGTTTCACTGAAGTTTGTGGAAAAGAAGATTCGGTTGAAAAGACACCAGAGGACAGGTTGGAGAAGTCAGTCCCAGAGATCTCATCATTCCAATATGCACAGATTAGTGCAGTGACACCCAACAGCACAGGGTCCTCCATTTTGTCCAAGAGGTTTGCTTCATCTGACGCCTCAAACAGTGTCATGGACATGGATGCCAACTTACTCAATGAGGAAGACTCTAGGAGCAGCttagaggatgatgatgatgacgaagaCCTGTGCGATATAGATGATCCCAGCTACACTGGGACACTGTCAGCAGATGCAAAGGAGCTTTTAACAGATGAGGATAATAAATTATTGGAGACTAAAGGAATACCGTTTAGAAAGTACATGAACCGATTTCAGTGCCCCTTCTGCTCGTTCCTCACCATGCACAGGCGGAGCATCTCCCGCCATATTGAAAACATTCACCTTTCTGGTAAAACCACAGTGTATAAATGTGATGAATGCCCGTTTATTTGCACCAGCCCTCTTAAACTAGGCACGCACAAACAGAGCCACAATTCCTCAGATTTAGATACCTTGGACCTAACAAGTGATAGCCCAGAACCTCAGAAGGACAATGCTGCAGAGCCAGTTAATGGGGGTAATGTAAGCTCCAAAGTCAATGGAAAGAAGATAACCAGCACATCAAACGACCAGCAGAACCCTCATCGTTGCACGCTCTGCAGCTTCTCTACCACCACTCTGAAAGGTCTGAGGGTTCACCAGCAACATAAGCATTCCTATTGTGATGATCTGGATCCCGCTGTCTTTGAAAGCCAGCTGACTGACCAGGCGGACTCTGAAGTGGATGCTTCTCCAATATTTCTACAGAAAACTCAGACCTCTATTTTAGGTCTTGCCACCAAAAAGCCCTTAGTAACAGGGAAAAGAGCCAGGAAGTCCATTAATGACTTGCCTTTGGATTTGTCCTCGGTTAAGAAGAGAACTAGAATCGATGAGATTGCCAGTAACCTTCAAAGTAAGATAAGCCAAAGCCAGCAAGACATGATCATAAACCTAGATGATATGGATGATGAAGATGCAGGAGAAAATCACGCCAGTGCTGATAAAGAGGGAAAAGACCATGATAATAACAACCCCGTCTTCACTTATAACACGCAACAGCTTCATGCAAGAGAGTCAGTGATCTctcaggagggaggcagaatagggaaaagaaaaagcaaccCTAAGTCAAAACCTAGAAACATTCCTATATCATTGACTCTCTCAGATGATAGTGAAAACATCTCTGCTGACCCCAGTGACAATACTATCCAAGAGAACACTGATTATTCAGAGGAACCAGGAACCACACGATTCTACTGTAAACACTGTGATTACCACAACAAATCAGCTCGTAGCGTCAGCACCCATTACCAGAGGATGCATCCCTACATAAAGTTCAGCTTTAAGTACATCCTGGACCCTGAGGACCAGAGTGCGGTATTCCGCTGCTTAGAGTGCTACATTGAATACACAAATTACAACGACCTACACCAACACTACATGGATCACCACCCCGAAGCAAGCAATGTGCTCAACTTCAACCAACCAAATTTGGTGTACATGTGTCGCTTTTGTTCTTACACAAGCCCCAATGTTAGGAGCCTAATGCCCCATTACCAAAGAATGCACCCTACAGTGAAAATCAACAATGCTATGATCTTCTCCAGCTATGTAGTGGAGCAGTCCCACAAATCGGGTGAATCGCAAACTCTGAGGGAAATACTAAACTCTGGTCCCAAGAATTTTAACTCACCCACATCAACCCCCAGGTCATCCTCCAGTCCAGTGCTGAAAACTGTCTCCAAGACCCCTGATGCCAGTGCTGAGACAGACTCTCTCAAAGAATCTGTGGGTGGCAATGTTGTTGTCTATGATTGTGATGTATGTTCTTTTGCTAGCCCTAACATGCACTCTGTTTTGGTCCACTATCAGAAGAAACACCCAGAGCAAAAGGCTTCATATTTCCGTATACAGAAAACAATGAAGGTCATCTCAGTGGATCAGTCACAGCCTGCTGCAAACTCCTCATTTAATCTCAGCATGGGTACACCTCCAAAACAACCAAGTGCAGCACTGTATGGATCAGATGAGGAAATGTACTACTGTAAACATTGCGTGTACAGCAACAGATCTGTTGTTGGTGTGTTGGTCCATTATCAAAAGAGACACCCAGAAGTAAAAGTGACAgcaaaatatatcaaacatgGTGCTCCCACCCCTGGTTTGATGAAATTAATGGATGAATTGCAAATTGCAACTCCCAAACAATTTTTGAAGCAGTTTCAAAATAACGGTCACGATGGATCTAACAACTCAAGCCCTAAACCAGGAAGTGGTGAGAAAGGTGAAGACGAGCTGTTCTTTTGTCAGCACTGTGATTATGGCAACCGCACTGTAAAAGGTGTGCTTATTCATTACCAGAAGAAGCACAGGGAAACCAAGGCCAATGCTGACCTTGTACGTCGTCACACCGCAGTTGTCCGGAGTCAACGTGAGCGTGCACAGATGGTTCAATCGGGTAGTGTCTCTTCTGCCATGATCCCAGCCCCTCCAGACCCTGAAAACACTACATCACTGCGTTCCCTTAAGTGCAGGCACTGCTCTTACACATCCCCCTATGTTTATGCCCTGAAGAAGCATCTGAAGAAAGAGCACCCCACTGTGAAAGCCACAGCCATGACCATTTTACACTGGGCTTACCAAGATGGCATTCTGGAGGCTGGCTACCACTGTGAGTGGTGCATTTACTCCCATGCTGAACCGCAAGGTCTGTTGCTCCATTACCAAAGACGCCATCCTGAGCACAATGTCGATTACACATACATGGCCAGTAAGTTATGGGCTGGTCCGGAGACCACCCAACAAGGGGGCAATATGGAAACTAAGCATTACAAATGCAGAGACTGTGCTTTTGAGGCCTGTACAATATGGGATATTACTAGTCACTATCAGGCAGTCCACCCCTGGGCCATAAAAGGGGACGAATCTGTGCTTTTGGATATCATCAAAGGaaatggcacacctgaaaagATCCACCAGCAGGTTGCCAAAGAACATGCGTCTTTCAATTGCCAGTCTGTTGAAGATGATGGAGCACTGGTCATTGCCACCCCTCCTCAAGAAAGCAACCCCCATCCTCCCCACCCACGTCTTTCCATCTCTAACAATCCTTATcagtgtactgtatgtctgtcagaGTACAACAGTCTCCATGGCCTCCTCACTCACTATGGAAAGAAGCACCCTGGCATGAAAGTAAAAGCTGCAGATTTTGCGCAGGAGGCAGACATCAACCCCAGTTCTGTGTATAAATGTCGTCACTGTCCGTATGTAAACTCCCGAATCCACGGTGTCCTAACTCACTATCAAAAAAGACACCCTTTAGTGAAAGTTACTGCAGAAGACTTTGCTGATGATATAGAGCAGATCCCTGACTTAAATGAAGGAGATGACAAGTGCAAAACTCAAAGGCAGGGCTATGGAGCGTACAGATGCAAAATGTGCCCATACACGCATGGGACATTGGAGAAACTCAAAATCCATTATGAGAAATATCACAATCAGTCGGCTTCCGATATGTTCACTCCCTCTATGACAAATTTCTCTCCCAGTAAAGACACAGAGCCAATAGCGGAATGCAGTGCTAGTAATATATCAAGCACAGCAAAAGTCCAGGAGGTCAGTGAATTGGACCTTGCCCTCTCCCAGTTACCCATCAataagacagagaaacatgctGTATTCAAGTGTCAGCTCTGCAAATACTTCTG from Pempheris klunzingeri isolate RE-2024b chromosome 19, fPemKlu1.hap1, whole genome shotgun sequence includes:
- the znf462 gene encoding zinc finger protein 462 isoform X3; this translates as MEPADADESDSLKDEDEDEEEEEECEDKDDKDYSPTKAGMSPNSADNSNETSQKQTAETHLPFYQCKFCVRYFRSKSFLRNHTKKVHNVVEEDSDAGISSQTAKQPSYTVIMHNDHSKVYSCQYCTYKSPRKARIMKHQLMYHSKVPSESAGDAAAETEEESDSASGLMKGTFACEWCDYQTDQKDSWTNHVVKEHSDKVKIVSCIAELEGEANASSPKADSPSASQSPTRSKMSFTEVCGKEDSVEKTPEDRLEKSVPEISSFQYAQISAVTPNSTGSSILSKRFASSDASNSVMDMDANLLNEEDSRSSLEDDDDDEDLCDIDDPSYTGTLSADAKELLTDEDNKLLETKGIPFRKYMNRFQCPFCSFLTMHRRSISRHIENIHLSGKTTVYKCDECPFICTSPLKLGTHKQSHNSSDLDTLDLTSDSPEPQKDNAAEPVNGGNVSSKVNGKKITSTSNDQQNPHRCTLCSFSTTTLKGLRVHQQHKHSYCDDLDPAVFESQLTDQADSEVDASPIFLQKTQTSILGLATKKPLVTGKRARKSINDLPLDLSSVKKRTRIDEIASNLQSKISQSQQDMIINLDDMDDEDAGENHASADKEGKDHDNNNPVFTYNTQQLHARESVISQEGGRIGKRKSNPKSKPRNIPISLTLSDDSENISADPSDNTIQENTDYSEEPGTTRFYCKHCDYHNKSARSVSTHYQRMHPYIKFSFKYILDPEDQSAVFRCLECYIEYTNYNDLHQHYMDHHPEASNVLNFNQPNLVYMCRFCSYTSPNVRSLMPHYQRMHPTVKINNAMIFSSYVVEQSHKSGESQTLREILNSGPKNFNSPTSTPRSSSSPVLKTVSKTPDASAETDSLKESVGGNVVVYDCDVCSFASPNMHSVLVHYQKKHPEQKASYFRIQKTMKVISVDQSQPAANSSFNLSMGTPPKQPSAALYGSDEEMYYCKHCVYSNRSVVGVLVHYQKRHPEVKVTAKYIKHGAPTPGLMKLMDELQIATPKQFLKQFQNNGHDGSNNSSPKPGSGEKGEDELFFCQHCDYGNRTVKGVLIHYQKKHRETKANADLVRRHTAVVRSQRERAQMVQSGSVSSAMIPAPPDPENTTSLRSLKCRHCSYTSPYVYALKKHLKKEHPTVKATAMTILHWAYQDGILEAGYHCEWCIYSHAEPQGLLLHYQRRHPEHNVDYTYMASKLWAGPETTQQGGNMETKHYKCRDCAFEACTIWDITSHYQAVHPWAIKGDESVLLDIIKGNGTPEKIHQQVAKEHASFNCQSVEDDGALVIATPPQESNPHPPHPRLSISNNPYQCTVCLSEYNSLHGLLTHYGKKHPGMKVKAADFAQEADINPSSVYKCRHCPYVNSRIHGVLTHYQKRHPLVKVTAEDFADDIEQIPDLNEGDDKCKTQRQGYGAYRCKMCPYTHGTLEKLKIHYEKYHNQSASDMFTPSMTNFSPSKDTEPIAECSASNISSTAKVQEVSELDLALSQLPINKTEKHAVFKCQLCKYFCSTRKGIARHYRIKHNNVRAQPEGKNNVFKCALCSYTNPIRKGLAAHYQKRHDIDAYYTHCLAASKTMTEKPNKVIAPLPSEGENSEMSEDLRLAVERRRCSLCAFQAFSRKSIVSHYIKRHPGVFPKKQHASKLGRYFTVIYAKEPEKIAVSAMAEEDKEVLEVTLEPDQDREVEWLPFKCLKCFRLSFSTGELLSMHYNDHHSNDLKRDFVVSPGPGDEESELYQCSHCELKFLALPVLAKHLLNHNEEFQKRAMRQERRRQLLSKHKATELPENKPEKESPVNKAPIGFRCNFCIEVHPTLRAICNHLRKHVQYGEVKEGHVKQEVSEVPLTLPSESLTNGDLDGDEAAEEDDLDRPAASMMGPPMISTASGGVAVASETLEPETDTGEGRAAALIAAARAVVSDDQLKQRLTAGGHPCAQCDRVFMSMQGLRSHERSHSAMALFSREDKYSCQYCQFVSPFRHNLDRHVQSHHGHHKPFKCKLCPFKSAYVSRLKSHLHKAHTGEQHTYKCLSCPFSSMTISQLKEHSLRDHGEALTLPKLRAATHAAHAALRPSRLSSNTEQTPLASDDPSYLEPADVRQQLSHYQLASRSQMSSGSTPGGSTVADNRADGILTCEFCEFSSGYMQSLRRHYRDRHGGKKLFKCKDCSFFTCYKNTFTMHVEAGHNINAPDDLPKDLRCPLCLYHTKHKSNMIDHIVLHREERVGPLEVSRSKLSRHLQGLVFRCHKCTFTCSSDQALQLHLQKHAEIKPYQCQLCYYDSSRRSQLEEHLRVEHKVIRNFELMGRVNLDQLEMMKEQGSSAEEEEERAMMEVQVDGKVAAIEEEDDEGMEIMENIVEDQRQMDDEEIEDNINVEEEEDDEEEEDEEDIREVEEERPALQEVLASPTSSTSSSSGPSSVEKRLPCEFCGRCFNNSLEWERHVLRHGMMVNNSRTDTSTTSAIEASASSSTGSSVLMDTGLDLSSNNKEEGNPADLLLRSQSQYVEDKEMLDTKKDQQFG
- the znf462 gene encoding zinc finger protein 462 isoform X4, which produces MEVLQCDGCDFRAESYDDLKTHIQEVHTVFLQPADADESDSLKDEDEDEEEEEECEDKDDKDYSPTKAGMSPNSADNSNETSQKQTAETHLPFYQCKFCVRYFRSKSFLRNHTKKVHNVVEEDSDAGISSQTAKQPSYTVIMHNDHSKVYSCQYCTYKSPRKARIMKHQLMYHSKVPSESAGDAAAETEEESDSASGLMKGTFACEWCDYQTDQKDSWTNHVVKEHSDKVKIVSCIAELEGEANASSPKADSPSASQSPTRSKMSFTEVCGKEDSVEKTPEDRLEKSVPEISSFQYAQISAVTPNSTGSSILSKRFASSDASNSVMDMDANLLNEEDSRSSLEDDDDDEDLCDIDDPSYTGTLSADAKELLTDEDNKLLETKGIPFRKYMNRFQCPFCSFLTMHRRSISRHIENIHLSGKTTVYKCDECPFICTSPLKLGTHKQSHNSSDLDTLDLTSDSPEPQKDNAAEPVNGGNVSSKVNGKKITSTSNDQQNPHRCTLCSFSTTTLKGLRVHQQHKHSYCDDLDPAVFESQLTDQADSEVDASPIFLQKTQTSILGLATKKPLVTGKRARKSINDLPLDLSSVKKRTRIDEIASNLQSKISQSQQDMIINLDDMDDEDAGENHASADKEGKDHDNNNPVFTYNTQQLHARESVISQEGGRIGKRKSNPKSKPRNIPISLTLSDDSENISADPSDNTIQENTDYSEEPGTTRFYCKHCDYHNKSARSVSTHYQRMHPYIKFSFKYILDPEDQSAVFRCLECYIEYTNYNDLHQHYMDHHPEASNVLNFNQPNLVYMCRFCSYTSPNVRSLMPHYQRMHPTVKINNAMIFSSYVVEQSHKSGESQTLREILNSGPKNFNSPTSTPRSSSSPVLKTVSKTPDASAETDSLKESVGGNVVVYDCDVCSFASPNMHSVLVHYQKKHPEQKASYFRIQKTMKVISVDQSQPAANSSFNLSMGTPPKQPSAALYGSDEEMYYCKHCVYSNRSVVGVLVHYQKRHPEVKVTAKYIKHGAPTPGLMKLMDELQIATPKQFLKQFQNNGHDGSNNSSPKPGSGEKGEDELFFCQHCDYGNRTVKGVLIHYQKKHRETKANADLVRRHTAVVRSQRERAQMVQSGSVSSAMIPAPPDPENTTSLRSLKCRHCSYTSPYVYALKKHLKKEHPTVKATAMTILHWAYQDGILEAGYHCEWCIYSHAEPQGLLLHYQRRHPEHNVDYTYMASKLWAGPETTQQGGNMETKHYKCRDCAFEACTIWDITSHYQAVHPWAIKGDESVLLDIIKGNGTPEKIHQQVAKEHASFNCQSVEDDGALVIATPPQESNPHPPHPRLSISNNPYQCTVCLSEYNSLHGLLTHYGKKHPGMKVKAADFAQEADINPSSVYKCRHCPYVNSRIHGVLTHYQKRHPLVKVTAEDFADDIEQIPDLNEGDDKCKTQRQGYGAYRCKMCPYTHGTLEKLKIHYEKYHNQSASDMFTPSMTNFSPSKDTEPIAECSASNISSTAKVQEVSELDLALSQLPINKTEKHAVFKCQLCKYFCSTRKGIARHYRIKHNNVRAQPEGKNNVFKCALCSYTNPIRKGLAAHYQKRHDIDAYYTHCLAASKTMTEKPNKVIAPLPSEGENSEMSEDLRLAVERRRCSLCAFQAFSRKSIVSHYIKRHPGVFPKKQHASKLGRYFTVIYAKEPEKIAVSAMAEEDKEVLEVTLEPDQDREVEWLPFKCLKCFRLSFSTGELLSMHYNDHHSNDLKRDFVVSPGPGDEESELYQCSHCELKFLALPVLAKHLLNHNEEFQKRAMRQERRRQLLSKHKATELPENKPEKESPVNKAPIGFRCNFCIEVHPTLRAICNHLRKHVQYGEVKEGHVKQEVSEVPLTLPSESLTNGDLDGDEAAEEDDLDRPAASMMGPPMISTASGGVAVASETLEPETDTGEGRAAALIAAARAVVSDDQLKQRLTAGGHPCAQCDRVFMSMQGLRSHERSHSAMALFSREDKYSCQYCQFVSPFRHNLDRHVQSHHGHHKPFKCKLCPFKSAYVSRLKSHLHKAHTGEQHTYKCLSCPFSSMTISQLKEHSLRDHGEALTLPKLRAATHAAHAALRPSRLSSNTEQTPLASDDPSYLEPADVRQQLSHYQLASRSQMSSGSTPGGSTVADNRADGILTCEFCEFSSGYMQSLRRHYRDRHGGKKLFKCKDCSFFTCYKNTFTMHVEAGHNINAPDDLPKDLRCPLCLYHTKHKSNMIDHIVLHREERVGPLEVSRSKLSRHLQGLVFRCHKCTFTCSSDQALQLHLQKHAEIKPYQCQLCYYDSSRRSQLEEHLRVEHKVIRNFELMGRVNLDQLEMMKEQGSSAEEEEERAMMEVQVDGKVAAIEEEDDEGMEIMENIVEDQRQMDDEEIEDNINVEEEEDDEEEEDEEDIREVEEERPALQEVLASPTSSTSSSSGPSSVEKRLPCEFCGRCFNNSLEWERHVLRHGMLDG
- the znf462 gene encoding zinc finger protein 462 isoform X1, yielding MEVLQCDGCDFRAESYDDLKTHIQEVHTVFLQPADADESDSLKDEDEDEEEEEECEDKDDKDYSPTKAGMSPNSADNSNETSQKQTAETHLPFYQCKFCVRYFRSKSFLRNHTKKVHNVVEEDSDAGISSQTAKQPSYTVIMHNDHSKVYSCQYCTYKSPRKARIMKHQLMYHSKVPSESAGDAAAETEEESDSASGLMKGTFACEWCDYQTDQKDSWTNHVVKEHSDKVKIVSCIAELEGEANASSPKADSPSASQSPTRSKMSFTEVCGKEDSVEKTPEDRLEKSVPEISSFQYAQISAVTPNSTGSSILSKRFASSDASNSVMDMDANLLNEEDSRSSLEDDDDDEDLCDIDDPSYTGTLSADAKELLTDEDNKLLETKGIPFRKYMNRFQCPFCSFLTMHRRSISRHIENIHLSGKTTVYKCDECPFICTSPLKLGTHKQSHNSSDLDTLDLTSDSPEPQKDNAAEPVNGGNVSSKVNGKKITSTSNDQQNPHRCTLCSFSTTTLKGLRVHQQHKHSYCDDLDPAVFESQLTDQADSEVDASPIFLQKTQTSILGLATKKPLVTGKRARKSINDLPLDLSSVKKRTRIDEIASNLQSKISQSQQDMIINLDDMDDEDAGENHASADKEGKDHDNNNPVFTYNTQQLHARESVISQEGGRIGKRKSNPKSKPRNIPISLTLSDDSENISADPSDNTIQENTDYSEEPGTTRFYCKHCDYHNKSARSVSTHYQRMHPYIKFSFKYILDPEDQSAVFRCLECYIEYTNYNDLHQHYMDHHPEASNVLNFNQPNLVYMCRFCSYTSPNVRSLMPHYQRMHPTVKINNAMIFSSYVVEQSHKSGESQTLREILNSGPKNFNSPTSTPRSSSSPVLKTVSKTPDASAETDSLKESVGGNVVVYDCDVCSFASPNMHSVLVHYQKKHPEQKASYFRIQKTMKVISVDQSQPAANSSFNLSMGTPPKQPSAALYGSDEEMYYCKHCVYSNRSVVGVLVHYQKRHPEVKVTAKYIKHGAPTPGLMKLMDELQIATPKQFLKQFQNNGHDGSNNSSPKPGSGEKGEDELFFCQHCDYGNRTVKGVLIHYQKKHRETKANADLVRRHTAVVRSQRERAQMVQSGSVSSAMIPAPPDPENTTSLRSLKCRHCSYTSPYVYALKKHLKKEHPTVKATAMTILHWAYQDGILEAGYHCEWCIYSHAEPQGLLLHYQRRHPEHNVDYTYMASKLWAGPETTQQGGNMETKHYKCRDCAFEACTIWDITSHYQAVHPWAIKGDESVLLDIIKGNGTPEKIHQQVAKEHASFNCQSVEDDGALVIATPPQESNPHPPHPRLSISNNPYQCTVCLSEYNSLHGLLTHYGKKHPGMKVKAADFAQEADINPSSVYKCRHCPYVNSRIHGVLTHYQKRHPLVKVTAEDFADDIEQIPDLNEGDDKCKTQRQGYGAYRCKMCPYTHGTLEKLKIHYEKYHNQSASDMFTPSMTNFSPSKDTEPIAECSASNISSTAKVQEVSELDLALSQLPINKTEKHAVFKCQLCKYFCSTRKGIARHYRIKHNNVRAQPEGKNNVFKCALCSYTNPIRKGLAAHYQKRHDIDAYYTHCLAASKTMTEKPNKVIAPLPSEGENSEMSEDLRLAVERRRCSLCAFQAFSRKSIVSHYIKRHPGVFPKKQHASKLGRYFTVIYAKEPEKIAVSAMAEEDKEVLEVTLEPDQDREVEWLPFKCLKCFRLSFSTGELLSMHYNDHHSNDLKRDFVVSPGPGDEESELYQCSHCELKFLALPVLAKHLLNHNEEFQKRAMRQERRRQLLSKHKATELPENKPEKESPVNKAPIGFRCNFCIEVHPTLRAICNHLRKHVQYGEVKEGHVKQEVSEVPLTLPSESLTNGDLDGDEAAEEDDLDRPAASMMGPPMISTASGGVAVASETLEPETDTGEGRAAALIAAARAVVSDDQLKQRLTAGGHPCAQCDRVFMSMQGLRSHERSHSAMALFSREDKYSCQYCQFVSPFRHNLDRHVQSHHGHHKPFKCKLCPFKSAYVSRLKSHLHKAHTGEQHTYKCLSCPFSSMTISQLKEHSLRDHGEALTLPKLRAATHAAHAALRPSRLSSNTEQTPLASDDPSYLEPADVRQQLSHYQLASRSQMSSGSTPGGSTVADNRADGILTCEFCEFSSGYMQSLRRHYRDRHGGKKLFKCKDCSFFTCYKNTFTMHVEAGHNINAPDDLPKDLRCPLCLYHTKHKSNMIDHIVLHREERVGPLEVSRSKLSRHLQGLVFRCHKCTFTCSSDQALQLHLQKHAEIKPYQCQLCYYDSSRRSQLEEHLRVEHKVIRNFELMGRVNLDQLEMMKEQGSSAEEEEERAMMEVQVDGKVAAIEEEDDEGMEIMENIVEDQRQMDDEEIEDNINVEEEEDDEEEEDEEDIREVEEERPALQEVLASPTSSTSSSSGPSSVEKRLPCEFCGRCFNNSLEWERHVLRHGMMVNNSRTDTSTTSAIEASASSSTGSSVLMDTGLDLSSNNKEEGNPADLLLRSQSQYVEDKEMLDTKKDQQFG